A stretch of the Gracilinanus agilis isolate LMUSP501 chromosome 4, AgileGrace, whole genome shotgun sequence genome encodes the following:
- the LOC123247676 gene encoding keratin, type I cytoskeletal 17, whose translation MATTTIRQYTTSSSIKGSSGLGGGSSRASCRAPGSFGSVSSSRLVSGGGLGGGYGGSCYSSGYSFSSGMGGSYGGSFGSVDGLLAGGEKATMQNLNDRLASYLDKVRALEEANTDLELKIRDWYQKQAPGPARDYSAYHQTIEDLKNKILTATVDNANILLQIDNARLAADDFRTKYETELALRTSVEADINGLRRVLDELTLARADLEMQIENLKEELAYLKKNHDEEMNALRGQVGGEINVEMDAAPGVDLSRTLSEMRDQYEKIAEKNRKDAEDWFFSKTEELNREVATNSELLQSGKSEISELRRSVQALEIELQSQLSMKASLEGSLAETESRYCVQLSQIQGLISSVEEQLAQLRCEMEQQNQEYKILLDVKTRLEQEITTYRRLLEGEDAHLSQYKPKEPVTTRQVRTIVEEVQDGKVISSREQVHQSTR comes from the exons ATGGCCACCACCACCATTCGCCAGTACACCACCTCCAGCTCCATCAAGGGCTCTTCTGGCCTCGGCGGGGGCTCCTCCCGAGCCTCCTGCCGGGCCCCGGGCAGCTTTGgttctgtctcctcctctaggCTGGTGTCAGGAGGGGGTCTGGGGGGAGGCTATGGAGGCAGCTGCTACTCAAGTGGGTACAGCTTCAGCAGCGGGATGGGGGGCAGCTATGGAGGCAGCTTCGGGAGTGTGGATGGCCTCCTGGCTGGTGGGGAGAAGGCCACCATGCAGAACCTCAATGACCGCTTGGCTAGCTACCTGGACAAGGTGCGTGCCCTGGAGGAGGCCAACACCGACCTGGAGCTGAAGATCCGGGACTGGTACCAGAAGCAGGCGCCTGGGCCTGCCCGGGACTACAGCGCCTACCATCAGACCATCGAGGACTTGAAGAACAAG ATCCTCACAGCCACTGTGGACAATGCCAACATCCTTCTGCAGATTGACAATGCCCGCCTGGCTGCTGATGACTTCAGGACAAA GTATGAGACAGAGCTGGCCCTTCGTACCAGCGTGGAGGCTGATATCAATGGCCTGCGGAGGGTGCTGGATGAGTTGACCCTGGCCAGGGCTGACCTAGAAATGCAGATTGAAAATCTGAAGGAGGAGCTGGCCTACCTGAAGAAGAACCATGATGAG GAGATGAATGCCCTTAGAGGCCAGGTGGGTGGTGAGATCAACGTGGAGATGGATGCAGCACCTGGTGTGGACCTGAGTCGAACCCTATCTGAGATGCGAGACCAGTATGAGAAGATAGCAGAGAAGAACCGCAAGGATGCTGAGGACTGGTTCTTCAGCAAG ACTGAAGAGCTGAACCGAGAAGTAGCTACCAACAGTGAGCTCCTACAGAGTGGCAAGAGTGAGATCTCTGAGCTCCGTCGCAGTGTCCAGGCCCTGGAGATTGAGCTGCAGTCTCAACTCAGCATG AAAGCCTCCCTGGAGGGTAGCCTGGCTGAGACAGAAAGCCGTTACTGTGTCCAGCTGTCCCAGATCCAGGGGCTCATCAGCAGTGTCGAGGAGCAGCTGGCTCAGCTTCGCTGTGAGATGGAACAGCAGAACCAAGAGTACAAGATCCTCCTGGACGTGAAGACCCGGCTGGAGCAGGAGATCACCACCTACCGCCGCCTGCTGGAGGGAGAGGATGCCCA CCTGTCTCAGTACAAGCCCAAAGAAC CTGTGACCACTCGCCAGGTTCGCACCATTGTGGAGGAGGTGCAGGATGGCAAGGTCATCTCTTCCCGGGAGCAGGTCCACCAATCCACCCGCTAA